One segment of Tamlana crocina DNA contains the following:
- a CDS encoding CAP domain-containing protein translates to MKLPIKLPLLALLAMLSFSSCSTHNLDDDAEAIELKLVAQQAKLIELEILELINDHRISQGLNPLEDMDIVKSVAFSHTDYMVDSGEVSHDNFYSRSNYLKSHAGAKRVSENVAYGYSSAESVVRAWLKSEAHKNNLEGDYTNFDVSAEKNEEGRWYYTNIFIKK, encoded by the coding sequence ATGAAGTTACCAATCAAACTGCCGTTATTGGCTTTGTTGGCTATGCTTTCGTTTTCATCGTGCTCTACCCATAACTTAGATGATGATGCAGAAGCTATAGAACTTAAACTAGTTGCCCAACAAGCCAAGTTAATTGAACTAGAAATTTTAGAACTCATTAACGACCACCGTATTTCACAGGGTTTAAATCCTTTAGAAGATATGGATATTGTAAAATCTGTAGCCTTTAGCCACACCGATTATATGGTGGATAGTGGAGAGGTTTCCCACGATAATTTTTATTCACGGAGCAATTACCTAAAATCTCACGCCGGAGCAAAACGAGTTTCAGAAAACGTGGCTTACGGTTATAGCTCTGCCGAGTCCGTAGTACGAGCTTGGCTTAAAAGTGAAGCGCATAAAAACAACTTGGAAGGCGATTACACAAACTTTGATGTATCGGCCGAAAAAAACGAAGAAGGTAGATGGTATTATACCAATATCTTCATTAAGAAATAA
- the thrC gene encoding threonine synthase gives MNYYSLNHKVPNSTFKNAVIKGLAPDKGLYFPESITPLPKSFFENIDDLNYSELAFEAIKQFVVPEIPEDVLKTIVEETLSFDFPVVKLNDHISTLELFHGPTMAFKDVGARFMARCLGYFNKNNDKEVTVLVATSGDTGGAVANGFLGVKGVNVVILYPSGKVSEIQEKQLTTLGQNIKALEVNGTFDDCQAMVKKAFLDESLTSQMQLTSANSINVARWLPQLFYFMFAYKQLHNQHEDIVFSVPSGNFGNICAGMMAQKLGLPIKHFVASNNVNNVVTRYLISQLYEPKPSIQTISNAMDVGAPSNFVRIQEIYKNDFETLKENLSSFSFTDDETRAAMLEIFDNYNYVADPHGAVGYLGCKSYLKENPKAHCVFLETAHPTKFLDVVEEVVKEEQPLPEQIQSVMGKEKESVMVSTYEDLKDFLLK, from the coding sequence ATGAATTATTATTCACTTAACCATAAAGTTCCTAATTCAACATTCAAAAATGCCGTAATTAAAGGCTTGGCTCCCGATAAAGGCTTGTATTTTCCAGAAAGTATTACGCCACTGCCAAAGTCTTTTTTTGAAAATATTGACGATTTAAATTATTCGGAATTGGCTTTCGAGGCCATTAAACAATTTGTTGTACCCGAAATTCCAGAAGATGTTTTAAAAACAATCGTTGAAGAAACCTTGTCTTTTGATTTTCCTGTGGTTAAATTGAATGACCATATTTCGACGTTGGAATTATTTCACGGTCCAACCATGGCCTTTAAAGATGTTGGTGCCCGTTTTATGGCGCGTTGTTTAGGCTATTTCAATAAAAACAACGACAAAGAAGTAACCGTTTTGGTGGCCACTTCGGGTGATACCGGTGGTGCAGTTGCGAACGGATTTTTAGGGGTTAAAGGGGTGAATGTAGTGATTCTTTACCCTAGTGGAAAAGTGAGTGAGATTCAAGAAAAACAACTTACCACTTTAGGCCAAAACATAAAGGCCTTGGAAGTTAACGGTACTTTTGATGATTGCCAAGCCATGGTAAAGAAAGCTTTTCTCGATGAAAGCCTAACAAGCCAAATGCAGCTCACTTCTGCGAACTCTATTAATGTGGCGCGTTGGTTGCCACAACTATTTTATTTTATGTTTGCTTATAAGCAATTGCATAATCAACATGAAGATATCGTATTTTCGGTGCCCAGCGGTAATTTCGGAAACATTTGTGCCGGAATGATGGCGCAAAAATTAGGGTTGCCCATCAAGCATTTTGTAGCTTCAAACAATGTAAATAATGTGGTAACGCGTTATTTAATATCGCAATTGTACGAACCAAAACCTTCTATACAAACCATCAGTAACGCGATGGATGTTGGCGCACCAAGTAATTTTGTCCGTATTCAGGAAATTTACAAAAACGACTTCGAAACCTTAAAGGAAAATTTATCGTCTTTCAGTTTCACCGACGACGAAACCAGAGCAGCGATGCTCGAAATTTTCGACAATTATAATTATGTGGCCGACCCGCATGGTGCCGTTGGATATTTAGGATGCAAATCGTACTTAAAGGAAAACCCGAAGGCGCATTGTGTGTTCTTGGAAACCGCGCACCCTACCAAGTTTTTGGATGTGGTGGAAGAGGTTGTAAAAGAAGAACAACCATTGCCGGAGCAAATACAATCGGTAATGGGCAAGGAAAAGGAATCGGTTATGGTTTCAACCTACGAAGATTTAAAAGACTTTTTGTTGAAGTAA
- a CDS encoding ribonuclease Z — MILDQNGNISIITQEQATVVELVKKIQESYSKIKNYNIIVVLTSLKPLRQDDIVEFLQISNTHRGSKKSFVIVNNKIDLDSVPDEIVVVPTIQEAHDIIEMEEMERDLGF, encoded by the coding sequence ATGATTTTAGACCAAAACGGAAATATCTCTATAATCACGCAAGAACAAGCTACGGTTGTAGAATTAGTGAAAAAAATTCAGGAGTCGTATTCAAAAATAAAAAACTATAATATTATTGTGGTGTTAACCTCATTAAAACCTTTAAGACAAGATGATATAGTGGAGTTTTTGCAAATTTCGAATACACATCGAGGTTCAAAAAAATCGTTCGTAATCGTTAACAATAAAATTGATTTAGATAGTGTTCCAGATGAAATTGTTGTGGTGCCCACCATTCAGGAAGCCCATGATATTATAGAAATGGAAGAAATGGAGCGCGATTTAGGGTTTTAA
- the pdxH gene encoding pyridoxamine 5'-phosphate oxidase: MEKDLSNYRKSYEKAELLLSEVPENPIELFQKWFYEVDAHFPENETNAMTISTIGLDAFPKNRVVLLKKYTFEGFIFYTNYNSEKGKAIAANPNVCLSFFWHGAERQVIIKGKTEKIAENLSDGYFESRPRGSQLGALVSNQSEVVNRKDLEKELIKLEKQFAGKEIPRPLHWGGYIVKPVEMEFWQGRPNRLHDRIRYKLLEDFNWQIDRLAP, translated from the coding sequence ATGGAAAAGGACTTAAGCAACTACAGGAAATCTTATGAAAAGGCAGAATTACTTTTGTCTGAAGTACCCGAAAACCCTATTGAACTGTTTCAAAAATGGTTTTACGAAGTTGATGCGCATTTTCCAGAGAATGAAACCAATGCCATGACCATTTCAACTATTGGCTTAGATGCTTTTCCCAAAAACAGAGTGGTGTTACTCAAAAAATACACTTTTGAAGGTTTTATTTTTTACACCAATTATAATAGTGAAAAAGGAAAGGCCATTGCCGCAAATCCTAACGTTTGTCTGTCATTTTTTTGGCATGGAGCAGAACGGCAAGTCATTATAAAAGGAAAAACTGAAAAGATAGCTGAGAATTTAAGCGATGGTTATTTTGAATCCAGACCAAGAGGAAGTCAATTAGGGGCTTTGGTGTCCAATCAAAGTGAAGTGGTAAATCGCAAAGATTTAGAAAAAGAACTTATAAAATTAGAAAAGCAGTTTGCTGGAAAGGAAATACCAAGGCCATTACATTGGGGCGGCTACATTGTAAAGCCTGTTGAAATGGAATTTTGGCAAGGACGCCCCAATAGACTTCATGACCGTATTCGCTATAAACTTTTGGAAGATTTTAATTGGCAAATAGATCGATTGGCACCATAA
- the pyrR gene encoding bifunctional pyr operon transcriptional regulator/uracil phosphoribosyltransferase PyrR → MSQKVLLNAKEVNIILHRLACQLIEKHNDFSDTVLIGLQPRGVFLADRLAKILKEDYKVKNIQLGYLDITFFRDDFRRGDKPLEANKTKINFLVEDKNIVFIDDVLYTGRSIRAALTAIQSFGRPNEIELLTLIDRRFSRHLPIQPNYRGRQVDVINEEKVRVNWKEHDNEDSVYLIEK, encoded by the coding sequence ATGAGTCAAAAAGTTTTACTTAACGCAAAAGAGGTAAACATCATTCTTCACCGTTTGGCTTGCCAACTTATTGAAAAACACAACGATTTTAGCGACACTGTACTTATTGGTTTACAGCCTCGTGGCGTGTTTTTGGCAGACAGATTGGCAAAAATTTTAAAGGAAGATTACAAAGTTAAAAATATCCAATTGGGGTATTTAGACATTACTTTTTTTAGGGACGACTTTAGAAGAGGCGACAAACCCTTGGAAGCCAACAAAACCAAAATCAACTTTTTGGTAGAAGATAAAAACATTGTGTTTATTGATGATGTACTTTACACCGGCCGAAGTATTCGTGCGGCACTAACCGCCATTCAGTCGTTTGGCCGTCCCAACGAAATAGAGCTGCTGACTTTAATCGATAGGCGTTTCAGTAGGCATTTGCCTATTCAGCCCAATTATAGAGGCCGTCAGGTAGACGTTATAAACGAAGAAAAAGTAAGGGTAAACTGGAAAGAGCACGATAACGAAGATTCGGTTTACTTAATTGAAAAATGA
- a CDS encoding aspartate carbamoyltransferase catalytic subunit: MSELSVNHLLGIKYLKPEDIQLIFETADHFKEVINRPIKKVPSLRDITIANLFFENSTRTKLSFELAEKRLSADVLNFSSAQSSVKKGETLIDTVNNILSMKVDMVVMRHPNPGAGVFLSKHIKASIVNAGDGAHEHPTQALLDSYSIREKLGEVGGKKVVIVGDILHSRVALSNIFALQLQGAEVMVCGPKTLLPKYIDSLGVKVETNLRKALNWCDVANMLRVQNERMDISYFPSTREYTQQFGVSKDLLDSLDKEITIMHPGPINRGVEITSDVADSSQSIILDQVQNGVAVRMAVIYLLASKIKQ, encoded by the coding sequence ATGAGCGAATTAAGTGTAAACCACTTATTGGGAATAAAATATCTTAAACCCGAAGATATCCAACTTATTTTTGAAACGGCCGACCATTTTAAGGAAGTGATTAACCGGCCCATTAAAAAAGTACCTTCGCTACGCGATATCACCATAGCCAATCTGTTTTTTGAAAATTCCACCCGAACTAAATTATCGTTTGAGTTGGCTGAAAAACGTTTGTCGGCCGATGTGCTTAATTTTTCATCGGCGCAATCATCGGTAAAAAAAGGGGAGACCCTTATCGATACGGTAAACAATATTTTATCTATGAAAGTGGATATGGTGGTGATGCGCCATCCCAACCCGGGGGCAGGCGTGTTTCTTTCCAAGCACATAAAAGCGAGTATTGTAAATGCTGGCGATGGCGCTCACGAACACCCTACACAAGCTTTATTGGATTCGTATTCCATCCGCGAAAAATTAGGTGAAGTTGGCGGAAAAAAAGTAGTGATAGTTGGTGATATTTTGCATAGCCGAGTAGCGCTGTCGAACATTTTCGCATTACAATTACAAGGCGCCGAAGTGATGGTTTGTGGCCCGAAAACACTGTTGCCAAAATATATAGATAGCCTTGGAGTAAAAGTTGAAACCAATTTACGTAAAGCCTTAAATTGGTGTGATGTAGCAAATATGCTTCGTGTGCAAAACGAGCGAATGGATATCAGTTACTTTCCTTCAACAAGAGAATACACCCAACAGTTTGGAGTAAGCAAAGATTTATTGGATTCATTGGATAAAGAAATCACCATCATGCACCCAGGCCCTATAAATCGAGGCGTGGAAATTACCAGTGATGTGGCCGATTCCAGTCAATCGATTATTCTAGACCAAGTACAGAACGGTGTAGCGGTGCGTATGGCCGTGATATACTTATTAGCTTCAAAAATAAAACAGTAG
- a CDS encoding DUF3291 domain-containing protein codes for MTAYHLAQVNIAKRLALMDDPIMQDFVNNVDRMNVIADQSDGFVWRLKDEDKDEAAAIFQDDSLLINMSVWENQESLFNYTYRSNHIEVFKRKKEWFSKVKMAHMAFWYVPVGYMPTFNDAKLRLDYLNAHGETPFAFTFKSKFTIVDALNYKQLKTK; via the coding sequence ATGACAGCATACCATCTTGCACAAGTAAATATTGCCAAGCGTTTAGCTCTAATGGACGACCCCATTATGCAAGATTTTGTGAACAACGTTGATAGAATGAATGTCATAGCCGACCAAAGCGACGGATTTGTTTGGCGCTTAAAAGATGAAGATAAAGACGAAGCGGCCGCTATATTTCAAGATGATTCGCTTTTAATTAATATGTCCGTTTGGGAAAATCAGGAATCGTTATTTAATTACACATACCGGTCCAACCACATTGAAGTTTTCAAACGGAAAAAGGAATGGTTCAGTAAAGTGAAGATGGCCCACATGGCGTTTTGGTATGTACCTGTGGGGTATATGCCAACTTTTAATGACGCTAAGTTACGTTTGGATTATTTAAACGCTCACGGTGAAACCCCTTTTGCCTTTACTTTTAAAAGCAAATTTACCATCGTAGATGCCCTAAACTACAAACAGCTTAAAACAAAATGA
- a CDS encoding ribonuclease Z, with protein sequence MKLSILGCYSATPRTLNNTTSQVLEINNHMFLIDCGEGTQVELRKHKIKFNRIKHIFISHLHGDHFFGLVGLISTFRLLTRETDLHIYGPKGIKEVVTLQMKLADSWTNYKLIFHELTSKESELIFEDDKVEVHTIPLDHRIYTNGYLFKGKEGSRKLKIHAVERANINVAYYRKLTQGFDVENEHGELIKNEAVTKPGPKPKSYAFCSDTMYKEDIVPIIENTTVLYHESTFLNQHAHLAVKTKHSTAREAALIAQKANVETLILGHYSTRYDNLKVFKEEAEDVFPNVELAKDGKTFEF encoded by the coding sequence ATGAAACTATCCATTTTAGGCTGCTACAGTGCCACGCCCCGAACGTTAAACAACACCACCTCGCAAGTATTGGAAATAAACAATCACATGTTTTTAATAGATTGTGGCGAGGGTACGCAGGTGGAATTGCGAAAACATAAAATAAAATTCAATCGCATTAAGCATATTTTTATTTCGCATTTGCATGGCGACCATTTTTTTGGTCTGGTGGGATTGATATCAACGTTTAGGTTGCTTACCCGTGAGACCGACCTGCATATTTATGGCCCAAAAGGCATTAAAGAAGTGGTTACGCTTCAAATGAAGTTGGCCGATTCGTGGACCAATTACAAATTGATTTTCCATGAACTCACTTCAAAAGAATCAGAATTAATTTTTGAAGACGATAAGGTGGAAGTGCACACCATTCCGTTAGATCATCGAATTTACACCAACGGGTATTTGTTTAAGGGAAAAGAAGGCTCTCGAAAACTGAAGATACATGCCGTGGAAAGGGCTAATATTAACGTAGCGTATTACAGAAAACTTACCCAAGGTTTTGATGTGGAAAATGAACATGGCGAGCTTATTAAAAACGAAGCGGTAACCAAGCCAGGGCCAAAACCAAAGAGTTATGCGTTTTGTAGCGATACCATGTACAAGGAAGATATCGTGCCCATAATAGAGAATACCACTGTACTTTATCACGAATCGACTTTTTTAAATCAACATGCCCATTTGGCGGTAAAAACAAAACACTCTACCGCACGCGAAGCGGCTCTTATTGCCCAAAAAGCGAATGTAGAAACTTTAATTTTGGGGCATTACTCCACGAGATACGATAATCTAAAAGTATTTAAGGAAGAAGCCGAAGACGTTTTTCCAAATGTTGAACTGGCTAAAGACGGCAAAACTTTTGAGTTTTAA
- a CDS encoding homoserine kinase — protein MEEIKIFSPATVANVACGFDVLGFCLDSVGDEMVIRRTPKKGIHITHIEGFNLPYETEKNVAGVSALAMYNAINVDFGFEIEIYKRIKPGSGIGSSAASAVGSVFGMNEILGRPFNKTQLTEFAIKGEALASKCEHADNLAPALFGGFTLVKSVAPLNILEIPSPDDLFASIIHPQIEIKTADSRAVLPKEVTLTDAITQWSNLGSLIHGLHTSNYDLIKDSLHDVIVEPHRSNLIPHYNEVKNEVLKAGALGACISGSGPSIFALSKSIETAKSVADAMNKVYSATEYNFDIHISKINTEGIKIIEQH, from the coding sequence ATGGAAGAAATTAAAATATTTTCGCCCGCTACCGTAGCCAATGTGGCTTGTGGTTTTGATGTGCTCGGTTTTTGTTTGGATAGTGTTGGTGACGAAATGGTGATTCGTAGAACTCCCAAAAAAGGTATTCATATCACGCACATTGAGGGATTTAACTTGCCCTACGAAACTGAAAAAAATGTAGCAGGTGTATCGGCTTTAGCCATGTACAATGCCATTAATGTTGATTTTGGTTTTGAAATAGAAATCTACAAACGCATCAAACCCGGAAGCGGCATTGGCAGCAGTGCCGCCAGTGCCGTGGGAAGTGTATTTGGCATGAATGAAATTTTGGGTAGGCCGTTCAATAAAACACAATTAACGGAATTTGCCATTAAAGGCGAGGCTTTGGCCAGTAAATGTGAGCATGCCGATAATTTGGCCCCTGCCCTTTTTGGTGGCTTTACGCTCGTAAAAAGCGTTGCGCCATTGAATATTTTGGAAATCCCCTCGCCCGACGATTTATTCGCTTCTATTATTCATCCGCAAATTGAAATAAAAACCGCCGATTCCCGTGCTGTTTTGCCCAAAGAAGTGACGCTTACCGATGCTATTACGCAATGGTCTAATTTAGGCAGTTTAATACACGGGCTACATACCAGTAATTACGATTTAATAAAAGACTCCCTTCATGATGTTATCGTGGAGCCCCATCGTAGTAACTTGATTCCACACTACAACGAGGTTAAAAATGAAGTGCTAAAAGCAGGGGCTTTAGGCGCTTGTATTTCGGGGTCTGGTCCATCTATTTTTGCATTAAGCAAAAGCATAGAAACCGCTAAAAGTGTGGCCGATGCCATGAATAAAGTCTATTCGGCTACCGAATATAATTTTGATATTCATATTTCAAAAATCAATACTGAAGGTATAAAAATAATTGAACAACACTAA
- a CDS encoding LysM peptidoglycan-binding domain-containing protein produces the protein MTAKAKYQPVLDLGEKLNVTDGKVEEENGKLKVWGTAKYQYEKNLIWDKIKEIGGENPADIMADIKVADTSVYARHTVKSGETLGKIAKQYYGNPAKYQDIFKANSDILKNPDVIYPDQELIIPNI, from the coding sequence ATGACAGCAAAAGCAAAATACCAACCCGTTTTAGATTTGGGCGAAAAACTGAACGTTACCGACGGCAAAGTGGAAGAAGAAAATGGAAAACTGAAAGTGTGGGGCACCGCAAAGTACCAATATGAAAAAAACCTGATTTGGGATAAAATCAAGGAAATTGGTGGCGAAAACCCCGCCGATATTATGGCCGATATAAAAGTGGCCGACACCTCGGTATACGCCAGGCACACCGTAAAAAGTGGCGAAACTTTAGGGAAAATAGCGAAGCAGTATTACGGCAACCCCGCCAAATACCAAGATATTTTTAAGGCCAATTCTGATATTTTGAAAAACCCAGATGTGATTTACCCCGACCAAGAATTGATCATTCCGAATATATAA
- the rpsA gene encoding 30S ribosomal protein S1 — MAENENKAEVEATEAQTAQAPVVSEAQANPEKFLKEFNWHNYQEGIDEVDDQQLKEFEKLVAENFVDTLDDEVVTGEVVHITDRDAIIDINAKSEGVISLNEFRYNPDLKVGDKVEVLIDVREDATGQLVLSHRKARVIKAWDRVNKAHETGEIVNGFVKCRTKGGMIVDVFGIEAFLPGSQIDVKPIRDYDQYVNKTMEFKVVKINHEFKNVVVSHKALIEADIEEQKKEIIGQLEKGQVLEGVVKNITSYGVFIDLGGVDGLIHITDLSWSRINHPNEIVELDQKLNVVILDFDEDKSRIQLGLKQLSKHPWEALADEVKVGDKVKGKVVVIADYGAFIEVADGVEGLIHVSEMSWSTHLRSAQDFVSVGDEVEAVILTLDREDRKMSLGIKQLTPDPWTDITGKYPVGSKHTGIVRNFTNFGVFVELEEGIDGLIYISDLSWTKKIKHPSEFCNVGDKLDVVVLELDVEGRKLSLGHKQTTENPWDKYETEFALDTTHEAEISEIVDKGATVEFNEDIVAFVPARHLEKEDGSKLKKGEKAEFKIIEFNKEFKRVVASHTAVFKEEEAKIVKQAARKAEAAAAEAKPTLGDANDALQALKDKMDGKK; from the coding sequence ATGGCTGAAAACGAAAACAAAGCTGAAGTTGAAGCAACTGAAGCACAAACTGCACAAGCTCCGGTAGTATCTGAAGCACAAGCAAACCCTGAAAAATTCTTAAAGGAGTTTAACTGGCACAACTACCAAGAAGGTATTGACGAGGTTGACGACCAACAATTAAAAGAATTTGAAAAATTAGTAGCCGAGAACTTTGTTGACACTTTAGATGACGAAGTGGTAACTGGTGAAGTGGTACACATTACAGATCGCGATGCTATTATCGATATCAACGCAAAATCTGAAGGTGTTATTTCATTAAACGAGTTCCGTTACAACCCAGATTTAAAAGTAGGCGATAAGGTAGAGGTATTGATTGACGTTCGCGAAGATGCAACTGGTCAATTAGTGTTATCTCACCGTAAGGCGCGTGTAATCAAAGCTTGGGATCGCGTAAACAAAGCACACGAAACTGGCGAGATTGTAAACGGTTTTGTAAAATGCAGAACTAAAGGTGGTATGATTGTAGATGTATTCGGTATCGAAGCATTCTTACCAGGTTCTCAAATTGACGTTAAGCCAATTAGAGATTACGATCAGTACGTAAACAAAACTATGGAATTCAAAGTGGTTAAGATCAACCACGAGTTCAAGAACGTAGTTGTGTCTCACAAAGCGCTTATCGAAGCTGATATTGAAGAGCAAAAGAAAGAAATCATTGGTCAATTAGAAAAAGGTCAAGTATTAGAAGGTGTGGTTAAAAACATCACGTCTTACGGTGTGTTTATCGACCTTGGTGGCGTAGATGGATTGATCCACATTACAGACCTTTCTTGGTCTCGTATCAACCACCCGAACGAAATTGTAGAATTAGACCAAAAACTTAACGTGGTAATCCTTGATTTTGATGAAGATAAATCAAGAATCCAATTAGGTTTAAAACAATTGAGCAAGCACCCATGGGAAGCTCTTGCTGATGAAGTAAAAGTTGGTGACAAAGTAAAAGGTAAAGTAGTTGTAATCGCAGATTACGGTGCATTTATCGAAGTTGCTGATGGTGTTGAAGGATTGATTCACGTTTCTGAAATGTCATGGTCTACACACTTACGTTCTGCACAAGATTTCGTATCTGTAGGTGACGAGGTTGAAGCGGTAATCTTAACTCTAGATAGAGAAGACCGTAAAATGTCTCTTGGTATAAAGCAATTGACTCCAGACCCATGGACTGATATTACAGGTAAATACCCAGTAGGTTCTAAGCACACTGGTATTGTACGTAACTTCACTAACTTTGGTGTATTCGTAGAATTGGAAGAAGGTATTGACGGATTGATTTACATCTCAGATCTATCTTGGACTAAGAAAATCAAGCACCCAAGTGAGTTCTGTAACGTAGGCGATAAGTTAGACGTTGTTGTATTGGAGTTGGATGTTGAAGGACGTAAATTATCTTTAGGTCACAAACAAACTACTGAAAACCCATGGGACAAGTACGAAACTGAGTTCGCTTTAGATACAACCCACGAAGCTGAAATTTCTGAAATCGTTGACAAAGGTGCTACTGTAGAGTTTAACGAAGATATCGTTGCTTTTGTACCTGCACGTCACCTAGAAAAAGAAGATGGCAGCAAATTGAAAAAAGGAGAGAAAGCCGAGTTTAAAATCATTGAATTCAACAAAGAATTTAAGCGCGTTGTAGCCTCTCATACTGCTGTTTTCAAGGAAGAAGAAGCTAAGATTGTAAAACAAGCTGCTAGAAAAGCTGAAGCTGCTGCTGCAGAAGCAAAACCAACTTTAGGTGATGCTAACGATGCTTTACAAGCACTTAAGGATAAAATGGACGGGAAGAAGTAA